Below is a genomic region from Pseudomonas berkeleyensis.
ACGGCGATGCCGATGGGCAGGGTGAGGAACATGAACAGGTGGCTGAAGTCCCACTTCAGGCCCAGCAGCACCGCACCGACGGACGCGCCGAGGATCGCGCCGAAGCGGCCGATGCCGGTCATCCAGCTGGTGCCGGTGGCGCGCATCTCGGTCGGGTAGTAGGTCGCGGCCATGGCCGTCCAGCCGGTGTTGGTCGCGTTGATGCAGAACCCCAGCATGAAGACCAGCGCCATCAGGCCATACAGACCGGGCGACAGGTTGCCCAGCGAAAGGGTCAGCACGGCGCCGCCGATGAGCGTGCCGATCATTACCTTGTGCGGGTTGAAGCGATCCATCTCCCAACCGATGACGATGTTCCCGAGGGTGCCACCGACCTGCATCATCGCGCCCACCAACGCCGCGTCGGCCAGGCTGAAGCCATCGTCCTTGACGATGATCGGCAGCCAGCTGTTGAGGAAGTAGACCGTCAGCAGATTCATGAACAGGCCGACCCAGAGCGCCAGGGTGATCAGCCGATGCGACGGCGAGAGGATCAGCTTGATCGTGCCCTTGCCGGCACGTTGCGGCTCCGGACTGAGGAACTGGGTGGCCTGATCGGCAGTACCCGGTTCGATTGCGTTGACCACCTGCTGCAGCTCTTCACGATGCTGGTGCTTCATCGCCATGTACTTGGCCGACTCCGGCAGCACGAAGCACAGCAGCACGGCGAACAGGATCGGCACCACGCCGCCGACCACCAGGATCGACTCCCAGCCATGGCTCGGGATCAGCCCGTTGGCCAGGAAGCCGCCACCGGCAGCACCCAGGGTGAAGCCGCAGTAGACCACCGTGACCATCAGCGAGCGGTATTTCTTCGGCGCATATTCCGACGCCAACGTCGCCGCGTTGGGCTGCGAGGCGCCCAGGCCAAGACCGGTGAGGAAGCGCAGCAGGGAAAGGATCTCGACGTTCGGCGACCAGGCCGAAATCAGGCTCATGAAGCCGAAGAAGAAGATCGAGACGATGATCACTCTGCGCCGGCCGAAGCGGTCAGCCAGCGGCCCGCCCATCAGTGCGCCGATGGCCAGGCCGAACAGGCCCATGCTCATCACGATGCCCAGTTCTTCGCGGGGGATGTTCCAGTCGGCGATCAGCGAGGGCGCGATGAAGCCCATTGCCACCACGTCGAAGCCATCGAGGATCAGTACGGTCAGGCACAGCAGGAGGATCTTCCACTGGAAGTGGCCGAAAGGCCGGGAATCCAGGAACGCCTGGATGTCCAGTTGGCTGGAGGGTTTCATGGGGAGGCTCCGATTGTTGTTGTGTTTATGTCTCAGACCCTTTCCGGCAAGGCCAAGGCAGTGGCGCCGAATC
It encodes:
- a CDS encoding MFS transporter, which encodes MKPSSQLDIQAFLDSRPFGHFQWKILLLCLTVLILDGFDVVAMGFIAPSLIADWNIPREELGIVMSMGLFGLAIGALMGGPLADRFGRRRVIIVSIFFFGFMSLISAWSPNVEILSLLRFLTGLGLGASQPNAATLASEYAPKKYRSLMVTVVYCGFTLGAAGGGFLANGLIPSHGWESILVVGGVVPILFAVLLCFVLPESAKYMAMKHQHREELQQVVNAIEPGTADQATQFLSPEPQRAGKGTIKLILSPSHRLITLALWVGLFMNLLTVYFLNSWLPIIVKDDGFSLADAALVGAMMQVGGTLGNIVIGWEMDRFNPHKVMIGTLIGGAVLTLSLGNLSPGLYGLMALVFMLGFCINATNTGWTAMAATYYPTEMRATGTSWMTGIGRFGAILGASVGAVLLGLKWDFSHLFMFLTLPIGIAVVAAYVKGLRDRKPQAAPGVLGNASHP